Proteins encoded by one window of Vidua chalybeata isolate OUT-0048 chromosome 10, bVidCha1 merged haplotype, whole genome shotgun sequence:
- the LOC128792689 gene encoding deoxyribodipyrimidine photo-lyase-like isoform X1: MRRGQGKRKAEVTEVPHVSRRRTEGEEAIQEARRRAAPSVREFKYNKKRVRLVSQGSDLKDDARCILYWMCRDQRVQDNWAFLYAQRLALKQELPLHVCFCLVPKFLDATIRHYRFMLRGLQEVAEECAELHIPFHLLLGYAKDVLPTFVAEHGVGGLVTDFSPLRLPRQWVEDVRERLPEDVPFAQVDAHNIVPCWVASPKQEYSARTIRGKIHAQLPEFLTEFPPVVRHPHLPPCPAQPIAWEACYSSLQVDHTVKEVEWATPGTAAGMAVLKSFIAERLKSFSTHRNDPNKAALSNLSPWLHFGQVSTQRAILEVQKHRRNYKDSVDAFVEEAVVRRELAENFCYYNENYDSVQGAYDWAQTTLKLHAKDKRPYLYSLQELEQGTTHDPLWNAAQLQMVQEGKMHGFLRMYWAKKILEWTRSPEEALKFAIYLNDRYELDGRDPNGYVAGCLWSICGIHDQGWAERPIFGKIRYMNYAGCKRKFDVDQFERRYAPTHSQ, from the exons ATGCGGCGGGGACAAGGGAAGCGAAAGGCCGAGGTCACGGAGGTGCCGCACGTGTCTCGGAGGAGGACGGAGGGGGAGGAGGCGATACAGGAGGCCCGTCGGAGGGCGGCCCCGTCCGTTCGAGAGTTCAAGTACAACAAAAAGCGGGTTCGCCTTGTCTCGCAGGGCTCGGACCTGAAGGATGATGCTCGGTGCATCCTTTACTGGATGTGCCGGGATCAGCGAGTGCAAG ATAACTGGGCTTTCCTCTACGCCCAGCGCCTGGCCCTCAAacaggagctgcctctgcacGTCTGCTTCTGCTTGGTGCCCAAATTTCTGGACGCCACCATCCGCCACTACAGGTTCATGCTGAGGGGCCTACAGGAGGTAGCAGAG GAGTGTGCAGAGCTGCACATCCCCTTCCACTTGCTGCTGGGCTATGCCAAGGATGTGCTGCCCACGTTTGTGGCGGAGCATGGCGTGGGTGGGCTGGTGACAGACTTCAGTCCCCTCCGCCTCCCCCGGCAGTGGGTAGAGGACGTCAGGGAACGCTTGCCAGAGGATGTGCCATTTGCACAG GTTGATGCCCACAACATCGTGCCCTGCTGGGTTGCCTCCCCCAAGCAGGAGTACAGTGCCAGGACCATCCGGGGCAAGATCCACGCTCAGCTCCCAGAGTTCCTCACTGAGTTTCCCCCTGTTGTTCGTCACCCACATctgcccccctgcccagcacag CCCATTGCTTGGGAGGCATGTTATTCCAGCTTGCAGGTGGACCACACCGTGAAGGAGGTGGAGTGGGCaacccctggcacagctgcagggatggcTGTGCTGAAGTCCTTCATTGCAGAGCGGCTGAAATCCTTCAGCACCCACAGGAATGATCCCAACAAGGCAGCTCTCAGCAACCTGTCCCCATGGCTTCACTTCG gccagGTTTCCACCCAAAGAGCCATCCTGGAGGTGCAGAAGCACCGGCGCAATTACAAGGACTCAGTGGATGCATTCGTAGAGGAGGCTGTGGTGCGGCGGGAGCTGGCTGAAAACTTCTGTTACTACAATGAGAACTACGACAGCGTGCAGG GTGCCTATGACTGGGCGCAAACCACCCTGAAGCTCCACGCCAAAGACAAGAGGCCTTATCTGTAcagtctgcaggagctggagcaggggaccACACATGACCCACTCTGGAATGCTGCCCAG ctgcagatggTCCAGGAGGGCAAGATGCACGGCTTCCTGCGGATGTACTGGGCCAAGAAGATCCTGGAGTGGACGCGCTCTCCTGAGGAGGCCCTGAAGTTTGCCATCTACCTCAACGACCGCTACGAGCTGGACGGGAGGGACCCCAATGGATACGTAG caggctGCCTGTGGTCCATCTGCGGCATTCACGACCAGGGCTGGGCGGAGCGGCCCATCTTCGGGAAGATTCGCTACATGAACTACGCCGGCTGCAAGCGCAAGTTCGATGTGGACCAGTTTGAGCGTCGCTACGCCCCCACACACTCCCAGTga
- the LOC128792689 gene encoding deoxyribodipyrimidine photo-lyase-like isoform X2, translated as MRRGQGKRKAEVTEVPHVSRRRTEGEEAIQEARRRAAPSVREFKYNKKRVRLVSQGSDLKDDARCILYWMCRDQRVQDNWAFLYAQRLALKQELPLHVCFCLVPKFLDATIRHYRFMLRGLQEVAEECAELHIPFHLLLGYAKDVLPTFVAEHGVGGLVTDFSPLRLPRQWVEDVRERLPEDVPFAQVDAHNIVPCWVASPKQEYSARTIRGKIHAQLPEFLTEFPPVVRHPHLPPCPAQPIAWEACYSSLQVDHTVKEVEWATPGTAAGMAVLKSFIAERLKSFSTHRNDPNKAALSNLSPWLHFGQVSTQRAILEVQKHRRNYKDSVDAFVEEAVVRRELAENFCYYNENYDSVQGAYDWAQTTLKLHAKDKRPYLYSLQELEQGTTHDPLWNAAQLQMVQEGKMHGFLRMYWAKKILEWTRSPEEALKFAIYLNDRYELDGRDPNGYVGCLWSICGIHDQGWAERPIFGKIRYMNYAGCKRKFDVDQFERRYAPTHSQ; from the exons ATGCGGCGGGGACAAGGGAAGCGAAAGGCCGAGGTCACGGAGGTGCCGCACGTGTCTCGGAGGAGGACGGAGGGGGAGGAGGCGATACAGGAGGCCCGTCGGAGGGCGGCCCCGTCCGTTCGAGAGTTCAAGTACAACAAAAAGCGGGTTCGCCTTGTCTCGCAGGGCTCGGACCTGAAGGATGATGCTCGGTGCATCCTTTACTGGATGTGCCGGGATCAGCGAGTGCAAG ATAACTGGGCTTTCCTCTACGCCCAGCGCCTGGCCCTCAAacaggagctgcctctgcacGTCTGCTTCTGCTTGGTGCCCAAATTTCTGGACGCCACCATCCGCCACTACAGGTTCATGCTGAGGGGCCTACAGGAGGTAGCAGAG GAGTGTGCAGAGCTGCACATCCCCTTCCACTTGCTGCTGGGCTATGCCAAGGATGTGCTGCCCACGTTTGTGGCGGAGCATGGCGTGGGTGGGCTGGTGACAGACTTCAGTCCCCTCCGCCTCCCCCGGCAGTGGGTAGAGGACGTCAGGGAACGCTTGCCAGAGGATGTGCCATTTGCACAG GTTGATGCCCACAACATCGTGCCCTGCTGGGTTGCCTCCCCCAAGCAGGAGTACAGTGCCAGGACCATCCGGGGCAAGATCCACGCTCAGCTCCCAGAGTTCCTCACTGAGTTTCCCCCTGTTGTTCGTCACCCACATctgcccccctgcccagcacag CCCATTGCTTGGGAGGCATGTTATTCCAGCTTGCAGGTGGACCACACCGTGAAGGAGGTGGAGTGGGCaacccctggcacagctgcagggatggcTGTGCTGAAGTCCTTCATTGCAGAGCGGCTGAAATCCTTCAGCACCCACAGGAATGATCCCAACAAGGCAGCTCTCAGCAACCTGTCCCCATGGCTTCACTTCG gccagGTTTCCACCCAAAGAGCCATCCTGGAGGTGCAGAAGCACCGGCGCAATTACAAGGACTCAGTGGATGCATTCGTAGAGGAGGCTGTGGTGCGGCGGGAGCTGGCTGAAAACTTCTGTTACTACAATGAGAACTACGACAGCGTGCAGG GTGCCTATGACTGGGCGCAAACCACCCTGAAGCTCCACGCCAAAGACAAGAGGCCTTATCTGTAcagtctgcaggagctggagcaggggaccACACATGACCCACTCTGGAATGCTGCCCAG ctgcagatggTCCAGGAGGGCAAGATGCACGGCTTCCTGCGGATGTACTGGGCCAAGAAGATCCTGGAGTGGACGCGCTCTCCTGAGGAGGCCCTGAAGTTTGCCATCTACCTCAACGACCGCTACGAGCTGGACGGGAGGGACCCCAATGGATACGTAG gctGCCTGTGGTCCATCTGCGGCATTCACGACCAGGGCTGGGCGGAGCGGCCCATCTTCGGGAAGATTCGCTACATGAACTACGCCGGCTGCAAGCGCAAGTTCGATGTGGACCAGTTTGAGCGTCGCTACGCCCCCACACACTCCCAGTga